A window of the Burkholderia sp. 9120 genome harbors these coding sequences:
- the denD gene encoding D-erythronate dehydrogenase, with amino-acid sequence MKVLITGGAGFLGQRLARELLARGALKDAQGVPQALTELVLLDVVRGDDFGDPRVRTEVGDIAERSVLERAIDEKTTTIFHLAAIVSGQAEADFDLGMRINLDAPRLLLDICRQRGHRPRVVFTSSVAVYGGDLPEVVQNDTALNPQSSYGAQKAIAELLLNEYSRRGFVDGRVLRLPTISVRPGKPNAAASSFASGIIREPLNGVTAVCPVAGSTRLWLLSPRKAIESLIAGLELDAAALGNQRVLNLPGISVSVDEMVAALREVAGDAVAQRILWEPDARVEKIVGSWPGRWDTSRAERLGLSGERSFADVIRSYIADERIAIR; translated from the coding sequence ATGAAGGTTCTGATTACCGGCGGCGCGGGTTTTCTCGGTCAGCGGCTCGCCCGTGAACTGCTCGCGCGTGGTGCGTTGAAGGACGCGCAAGGCGTGCCGCAAGCGCTCACCGAACTGGTGCTGCTCGACGTGGTGCGCGGCGACGATTTCGGCGATCCGCGCGTGCGCACGGAAGTGGGCGACATCGCGGAGCGCAGCGTGCTCGAGCGCGCGATCGACGAGAAAACCACGACGATCTTCCATCTCGCCGCGATCGTGAGCGGCCAGGCCGAAGCGGATTTCGATCTCGGCATGCGGATCAATCTGGACGCGCCGCGCCTGCTGCTGGACATCTGCCGGCAGCGCGGGCATCGGCCGCGCGTGGTGTTCACGAGTTCGGTGGCGGTGTATGGCGGCGATCTGCCCGAGGTCGTGCAGAACGACACCGCGTTGAATCCGCAGTCGTCGTACGGCGCGCAGAAGGCGATCGCGGAGTTGCTGCTCAACGAATATTCGCGGCGCGGTTTCGTCGACGGCCGGGTGCTGCGGCTGCCGACCATCAGCGTGCGGCCGGGCAAGCCGAATGCGGCGGCGTCGTCGTTCGCGAGCGGCATCATTCGCGAGCCGTTGAACGGTGTAACGGCCGTGTGCCCGGTGGCGGGTTCGACGCGCCTGTGGCTGCTGTCGCCGCGCAAGGCGATCGAGAGCCTGATCGCCGGGCTCGAACTCGACGCCGCCGCGCTCGGCAACCAGCGGGTGCTGAATCTGCCGGGGATTTCGGTGAGCGTCGACGAGATGGTCGCCGCGCTGCGCGAGGTCGCGGGCGATGCCGTCGCTCAGCGGATTCTGTGGGAGCCGGATGCGCGGGTGGAAAAGATCGTCGGCAGTTGGCCGGGGCGGTGGGATACGTCGCGCGCCGAACGGCTGGGCCTGAGCGGCGAGCGCAGCTTCGCCGACGTGATCCGCAGCTATATCGCCGACGAGCGCATCGCGATTCGCTGA
- the otnK gene encoding 3-oxo-tetronate kinase: MTATSRRALLGCIADDFTGATDLANMLVRGGMRTVQSIGVPTAAESADTFAADALVVALKSRTIPAADAVAQSLAALDWLRAQGCRQFLFKYCSTFDSTDAGNIGRVTDALLDALSAQGGAGALTIACPAFPENGRTIFRGHLFVGDTLLNASGMENHPLTPMRDANLVNVLQRQTRSQVGLVRYDTVAEGVSAVREAFDALRGQGVRMAIADALSDADLYTLGAACAEFPLITGGSGIALGLPGNFREAGLLADHADAAELPRVEGLSAVLAGSASKATNAQVAAWRETRPAYRIDPLAVARGEAVVEQALAFAQPYLERAEPVLIYATATPDEVNAVQRELGVNQAGHLVEATLAAIARGLRERGVRRFVVAGGETSGAVVQALDVRTLRIGAQIDPGVPATVATATDSEPLALALKSGNFGSTDFFAKALRHLDGAVS; encoded by the coding sequence ATGACCGCCACTTCACGCCGCGCGCTGCTCGGCTGCATCGCCGACGACTTCACCGGCGCCACCGATCTTGCCAACATGCTGGTGCGCGGCGGCATGCGCACCGTGCAGAGCATCGGCGTGCCGACGGCGGCTGAATCAGCCGACACTTTCGCGGCCGATGCGCTGGTGGTCGCACTGAAATCGCGCACGATTCCCGCCGCCGACGCGGTCGCGCAATCGCTTGCCGCGCTCGACTGGTTGCGCGCGCAAGGATGCCGCCAGTTTCTTTTCAAATACTGCTCGACCTTCGATTCGACCGATGCCGGCAATATCGGTCGGGTCACGGACGCGTTGCTGGACGCGTTGTCCGCCCAAGGCGGCGCGGGCGCATTGACGATCGCCTGTCCGGCGTTTCCCGAGAACGGCCGGACGATCTTTCGCGGCCATCTGTTTGTGGGCGATACGTTGCTGAACGCGTCGGGCATGGAAAACCATCCGCTCACGCCGATGCGTGACGCCAACCTGGTCAATGTGCTGCAACGGCAGACCCGCTCGCAAGTCGGTCTGGTGCGTTACGACACCGTGGCCGAAGGCGTGTCGGCCGTGCGCGAGGCGTTCGACGCGTTGCGCGGGCAGGGCGTGCGAATGGCGATCGCCGATGCGCTGTCCGACGCCGACCTCTACACGCTCGGCGCCGCGTGCGCCGAGTTCCCGCTGATTACGGGTGGCTCGGGCATCGCGCTGGGCTTGCCGGGCAATTTCCGCGAGGCGGGGCTGCTCGCCGATCACGCCGACGCTGCTGAGTTGCCGCGTGTGGAAGGCTTGTCGGCGGTGCTGGCCGGCAGCGCGTCGAAGGCAACCAACGCCCAGGTGGCGGCATGGCGCGAGACACGGCCCGCGTATCGCATCGATCCGCTCGCGGTGGCGCGCGGCGAGGCGGTGGTCGAGCAGGCGCTGGCGTTTGCCCAGCCCTACCTCGAACGCGCCGAGCCGGTGCTGATCTACGCCACCGCCACGCCCGACGAAGTCAACGCGGTGCAGCGCGAACTCGGCGTCAATCAGGCGGGGCATCTGGTCGAGGCCACACTGGCCGCGATCGCGCGCGGCTTGCGCGAGCGTGGCGTGCGCAGGTTCGTGGTGGCAGGCGGCGAGACATCGGGCGCGGTGGTGCAGGCGCTCGACGTGCGCACGCTGCGCATCGGCGCGCAAATCGATCCGGGCGTGCCGGCCACCGTCGCGACGGCGACCGATTCCGAACCGCTCGCGCTCGCGCTGAAATCCGGCAACTTCGGCTCGACCGATTTCTTTGCCAAAGCGTTGCGTCATCTCGACGGAGCCGTGTCGTGA
- a CDS encoding ABC transporter permease, producing the protein MAAFFALVELLCRTGVISAAVLVPPSAMVTHGIDMLRGGKFDHDIVTSLLDIVAASVVSVLLGFVFGLVLHALPSVRRPLEPLLSAYYAVPTFIFYPVFIVLLGVGSLPIIAVAVMLAVVTMITATLNGLDRIPRALHEGAQVMRLSPWRSALHVKLPATLPYLFTGVKLSVAYAFIGVIASEFILSGSGIGYAIGYAYNNFQNDDMYSLMLFVLLLVTLVNFVLNRIDHRFQARRQR; encoded by the coding sequence GTGGCAGCATTCTTCGCGCTCGTCGAACTGTTGTGCCGCACCGGCGTGATTTCCGCGGCGGTGCTGGTGCCGCCTTCCGCGATGGTGACGCACGGCATCGACATGCTGCGCGGCGGCAAGTTCGACCACGATATCGTCACGAGCCTGCTCGACATCGTTGCCGCATCGGTCGTGTCGGTGCTGCTTGGCTTCGTGTTCGGGCTCGTCCTGCACGCGCTGCCGTCGGTGCGGCGCCCGCTCGAGCCGCTGCTGTCGGCCTATTACGCGGTGCCGACCTTCATCTTCTATCCGGTCTTCATCGTGCTGCTCGGCGTCGGCTCGCTGCCGATCATCGCGGTCGCCGTGATGCTCGCCGTCGTCACGATGATTACGGCGACGCTCAACGGGCTCGACCGCATTCCGCGCGCGCTGCATGAGGGCGCCCAGGTGATGCGGCTGTCGCCGTGGCGCTCGGCGCTGCACGTCAAGCTGCCCGCGACGCTGCCGTACCTGTTCACCGGCGTCAAGCTGTCGGTCGCGTATGCGTTCATCGGCGTGATCGCGTCGGAGTTCATCCTGTCCGGATCGGGCATCGGCTACGCGATCGGTTATGCGTACAACAACTTCCAGAACGACGACATGTACTCGCTGATGCTGTTCGTTCTGCTGCTCGTCACGCTGGTCAACTTCGTGCTGAACCGGATCGATCACCGGTTCCAGGCGCGCCGGCAGCGATGA
- a CDS encoding IclR family transcriptional regulator: MSQALPPSSAVPASADPAPDKPGDSYVQSFARGLAVIRAFNATRPEQTLTDVATATGLTRAGARRILLTLQTLGYVEAEGRLFRLTPKILDLGFAYLTSMPFWNLAEPVMEGLSAQVHESCSAAVLDRTEIVYVLRVPTHKIMTINLSIGSRLPAYCTSMGRVLLAALDDDALEATLSSAPLYAHTPRTVTDKEELKKLIAQVRRQGWAIVDQELEGGLISLSAPIRNRQGRVIAAMNISGNAQRNSAKQMVKAFLEPLQQAAQTVSEMVARRG, from the coding sequence ATGAGCCAAGCCCTGCCGCCGTCTTCCGCCGTTCCTGCCAGCGCCGATCCGGCCCCGGACAAACCGGGCGACTCGTATGTGCAGTCGTTCGCCCGGGGGCTCGCGGTGATTCGCGCGTTCAACGCCACGCGCCCGGAACAGACGCTCACCGACGTCGCCACCGCCACCGGCCTGACGCGCGCCGGCGCGCGGCGGATTCTGCTGACCCTGCAGACGCTCGGCTACGTGGAAGCCGAAGGCCGCCTGTTCCGCCTCACGCCGAAGATCCTCGACCTCGGCTTCGCGTATCTGACCTCGATGCCGTTCTGGAATCTGGCCGAGCCGGTCATGGAAGGCCTGTCCGCGCAAGTGCACGAAAGCTGCTCGGCGGCCGTGCTCGATCGCACCGAGATCGTCTATGTTCTGCGTGTGCCGACGCACAAGATCATGACGATCAACCTGTCGATCGGCAGCCGCTTGCCGGCGTATTGCACGTCGATGGGCCGCGTGCTGCTGGCCGCGCTCGACGACGACGCACTTGAAGCGACGCTGAGCTCCGCGCCGCTCTACGCACACACGCCGCGCACGGTCACCGACAAGGAAGAGCTGAAGAAACTGATCGCGCAGGTGCGCCGCCAGGGGTGGGCAATCGTCGATCAGGAACTGGAAGGCGGACTGATTTCACTGTCCGCGCCGATTCGCAACCGCCAGGGGCGTGTGATCGCGGCGATGAACATCAGCGGCAACGCCCAGCGCAATTCGGCGAAGCAAATGGTGAAGGCGTTTCTGGAGCCGCTGCAGCAGGCTGCGCAGACCGTGTCGGAGATGGTGGCGCGGCGCGGGTGA
- a CDS encoding aldolase, with protein MTGKPALLITNEARVREEICATGASLYQRGYTVGTAGNISARLDDGWLITPTDACLGRLDPADIAKVDLDGHAVSGGPPSKTLALHRGIYARNSAARGIVHTHSTHLVALTLAGVWSEADVLPPITPYYVMKVGHVPLIRYRRPGDPQVAEQIAALADRVRAVLLERLGPVVWERSVAQAAYALEELEETARLWLMTNPRPAPLSETALDELRAVFGARW; from the coding sequence GTGACCGGCAAGCCCGCTCTGCTCATCACGAACGAAGCCCGCGTGCGCGAGGAAATTTGCGCGACCGGCGCGAGTCTGTACCAGCGCGGCTACACGGTCGGTACGGCCGGCAACATCAGCGCGCGACTCGACGACGGCTGGCTGATTACGCCGACCGACGCCTGTCTCGGCCGGCTCGATCCGGCCGACATCGCCAAAGTTGATCTGGACGGTCACGCGGTGTCGGGCGGCCCGCCGTCGAAGACCCTGGCGCTGCATCGCGGCATCTATGCCCGCAACAGCGCGGCGCGCGGCATCGTCCATACGCATTCGACGCATCTGGTCGCGTTGACGCTGGCGGGCGTCTGGAGCGAGGCCGACGTGCTGCCGCCGATCACGCCGTACTACGTGATGAAAGTGGGCCACGTGCCGCTGATACGCTACCGTCGGCCGGGCGATCCGCAGGTGGCGGAGCAGATCGCCGCGTTGGCCGATCGGGTTCGCGCGGTGCTGCTCGAACGGCTCGGTCCGGTGGTGTGGGAGCGCTCCGTCGCGCAGGCCGCGTACGCGCTTGAAGAACTCGAAGAGACCGCGCGCCTGTGGTTGATGACGAATCCGCGGCCGGCGCCGCTGAGCGAAACCGCGCTCGACGAGTTGCGCGCCGTGTTCGGGGCGCGCTGGTAG
- a CDS encoding acyltransferase family protein: MNKLTRRPDIDGLRAVAILSVMAFHFNPRWLPGGFAGVDIFFVISAYLITGIIHASLLDGNFSYRAFYVRRIKRIFPASILVFGVTAFLASQLNGLLLPDAKYVLLFLFNYHTSNYFTQNSQTNFFLHYWSLSIEEQFYFIWPLLLGFALWANARLFGPNARRGLPRVLPLAIAVIGFALGEFWVHDPVAAGTAYFYSMPRFGELAIGAFAALLPRSPGPSRLTGNLLSAAGALAIALAFVLLSEKGYPGVRALVPCVGAALILYCWNPTGGVAVVNRVLGSRPLVLIGLISYSLYLWHWPVLSIMRFWLGQNALPASYMAIALALIFLLSIGTYRFIEQPFIRSKPGFKVVFPAFVSTTLAGVVVILMMTGVENYNIPPMLGGEFTNVTIDGQNTHLTSGWIDPCFDKTFRGATKDLIDKTCAIGAAKPPSILLVGDSHGAAIGAFMDRLGRREGFALTSYEVGACQIAEWGLAARAPGVVRTPERIQNCEDMLAYIKANHQKYQAIFVVNAFNLFAGDYNVFSHAPEAAPGVRIDILREIAKTTPIYFFYDSPVIDRSIQYSPFFAWLNVPTGGYPVKDGDQGNPLIARAVASIPGAHWVDLGDSYRALTKDHFVYKGYPVYVDSNHLNGYGSRSLADIFMQSDGACFICRVLSAQASR; this comes from the coding sequence ATGAACAAGTTGACTCGACGTCCGGACATCGACGGACTCCGCGCCGTCGCCATTCTGTCGGTGATGGCATTTCACTTCAATCCACGATGGCTTCCGGGCGGTTTCGCGGGGGTCGACATTTTCTTCGTGATCTCGGCGTACCTGATCACGGGCATCATCCACGCGAGCCTGCTCGACGGAAATTTCTCGTATCGAGCCTTCTACGTGAGACGAATCAAGCGCATCTTTCCCGCGTCGATTCTTGTGTTCGGCGTCACCGCGTTTCTCGCAAGCCAACTGAACGGCCTGTTACTGCCGGACGCGAAGTACGTGCTGCTGTTCCTGTTTAACTACCATACGAGTAACTACTTCACCCAGAACAGCCAGACCAACTTCTTCCTGCATTACTGGTCGCTGTCTATCGAAGAGCAGTTCTATTTCATCTGGCCACTGTTGTTGGGGTTTGCTCTGTGGGCTAACGCACGCCTGTTCGGGCCGAATGCACGCCGAGGTTTACCGCGCGTGCTGCCACTGGCGATCGCCGTCATCGGGTTCGCGTTAGGCGAGTTTTGGGTTCACGATCCTGTCGCGGCGGGGACGGCCTATTTTTACTCGATGCCGCGGTTTGGCGAGCTGGCCATCGGCGCGTTCGCCGCACTGTTGCCGCGCTCACCGGGGCCCAGCAGGCTGACCGGCAACCTGCTAAGCGCGGCGGGCGCACTTGCGATCGCGCTCGCCTTCGTGCTCCTCAGCGAGAAAGGCTATCCCGGTGTTCGGGCACTCGTGCCGTGCGTCGGTGCCGCGCTGATTCTGTATTGCTGGAACCCGACCGGCGGCGTTGCAGTGGTGAACCGCGTTCTGGGTAGCCGTCCGCTTGTCCTTATCGGGCTCATTTCCTATTCGCTCTATCTATGGCACTGGCCAGTGCTGTCGATCATGCGCTTCTGGCTCGGGCAGAACGCGCTGCCCGCGTCGTACATGGCCATCGCGCTCGCGTTGATTTTCCTGCTGTCGATCGGGACTTACCGCTTTATCGAGCAGCCATTCATCCGTTCGAAACCGGGCTTCAAGGTCGTATTTCCCGCGTTTGTGAGTACGACGCTCGCGGGAGTCGTAGTGATCCTGATGATGACGGGCGTCGAAAACTACAACATTCCTCCCATGCTCGGAGGGGAGTTTACCAACGTCACAATCGACGGGCAGAACACCCATCTGACGAGCGGCTGGATAGACCCATGCTTTGACAAGACGTTTCGTGGAGCGACGAAAGACCTGATCGACAAGACCTGTGCGATCGGTGCCGCGAAGCCACCGTCGATCCTGCTGGTCGGCGATTCACACGGCGCGGCGATCGGCGCGTTCATGGACCGGCTGGGCCGGCGCGAAGGCTTCGCGTTGACGTCGTACGAAGTGGGCGCCTGTCAGATTGCCGAATGGGGGCTCGCGGCGCGAGCGCCCGGAGTGGTCCGAACGCCGGAACGCATCCAGAACTGCGAGGACATGCTGGCCTACATCAAGGCCAATCACCAGAAATACCAGGCGATCTTCGTCGTCAATGCGTTCAATCTGTTCGCGGGCGACTACAACGTGTTCTCGCATGCGCCGGAAGCGGCACCGGGCGTTCGCATCGACATCCTGCGGGAGATTGCGAAGACGACGCCGATCTATTTCTTTTATGACAGTCCGGTTATCGACCGCTCGATTCAATACTCGCCGTTCTTCGCATGGCTAAACGTCCCGACTGGCGGGTATCCCGTGAAAGACGGCGATCAGGGCAACCCGCTTATCGCGCGCGCCGTGGCGTCGATTCCGGGCGCGCACTGGGTCGATCTGGGCGATAGCTACCGTGCACTTACGAAGGATCACTTCGTCTACAAGGGCTACCCGGTGTATGTGGACAGCAATCATCTGAACGGCTATGGCTCGCGCTCGCTCGCCGACATCTTTATGCAGAGCGACGGCGCCTGTTTCATCTGCCGTGTTCTTTCGGCGCAGGCGTCCCGTTGA
- a CDS encoding ABC transporter substrate-binding protein: protein MAAAGLHGAAAHADEISVTQWGSSLYGLPYAAAMDKGLFRKAGVDITGILTSGGGGTTARNILASKMPYGEVAVAAALAAQRQRHDLVIVNVGTRSVAEASMVTMPNSTVHSVADLTGKKVAITSPRGVSEMLLLMVLKAKGVDAGKVQRVASGGYVNGLTMLEQGAVSGAVLIEPLSIIRQDRYRTFYRAGDVLQPMTTSVGITTREFAKSHPDELRAIIAGRRAGVDAVYADPAGAAKLLETSFRLTPDVAREAVDNMVKSHMWSTGEFDRTELDRMTDGLKLIGELDGDVDWSKLVDTSFLPADLKARSKL, encoded by the coding sequence ATGGCGGCTGCCGGTCTGCACGGCGCTGCCGCCCACGCCGACGAGATCTCGGTGACGCAGTGGGGCAGCAGCCTCTACGGGCTGCCGTACGCCGCGGCGATGGATAAGGGACTCTTCAGGAAAGCGGGCGTCGATATCACCGGCATTCTCACGTCGGGCGGCGGCGGCACGACGGCGCGCAATATTCTCGCGAGCAAGATGCCGTATGGCGAAGTCGCCGTGGCCGCGGCGCTCGCCGCGCAGCGTCAGCGGCACGACCTGGTGATCGTCAACGTCGGCACGCGCAGCGTCGCGGAAGCGTCGATGGTGACGATGCCGAACTCGACCGTTCACAGCGTCGCCGATCTGACCGGCAAGAAAGTCGCGATCACGTCGCCGCGCGGCGTGTCCGAAATGCTGCTGCTGATGGTCCTGAAGGCGAAGGGTGTCGACGCGGGCAAGGTGCAACGGGTCGCGTCCGGCGGCTACGTGAACGGGCTGACGATGCTCGAGCAGGGCGCGGTCTCGGGTGCCGTGCTGATCGAGCCGCTGTCGATCATCCGCCAGGACAGGTATCGCACCTTCTACCGCGCCGGCGATGTTCTGCAACCAATGACCACCTCGGTCGGCATCACCACGCGCGAATTCGCGAAGAGCCATCCTGACGAACTGCGCGCGATCATCGCGGGGCGACGCGCGGGTGTCGATGCGGTGTATGCCGATCCGGCCGGCGCGGCGAAGCTGCTGGAAACGAGTTTCAGGCTCACGCCTGACGTCGCGCGCGAAGCGGTCGACAACATGGTCAAGTCGCACATGTGGAGCACCGGCGAATTCGATCGCACCGAGCTCGACCGGATGACGGACGGCCTGAAGCTGATCGGCGAACTGGATGGCGACGTGGACTGGTCGAAGCTCGTCGACACGAGCTTCCTGCCCGCCGACCTCAAAGCGAGGAGCAAGCTATGA
- a CDS encoding ABC transporter permease subunit: MKRFTDSLLVAVAIVACWQCLHWAVGDSAMGSPWSTVQALTGMLGTAAFWGNVGETARALAYALVIALAGGVALGVLLGVNRLSGLVVEPILLNLYSLPKVTLYPLVLLVFGLGLSAKVAFGVMHGLIPILMFTMNAIRQMRPAYLRASKTMRLSPWRTVVHVVLPAIFPEVVAGLRLGFSLTLLGVLIGEMFASQRGLGYLLTSAMNLGDIRTIMAVALFLTVFALLCNGLLTMADRRLRHR; this comes from the coding sequence ATGAAGCGTTTCACCGATTCGCTGCTGGTCGCCGTAGCGATCGTCGCGTGCTGGCAGTGTCTGCACTGGGCGGTCGGCGACAGCGCGATGGGTTCGCCGTGGAGCACCGTGCAGGCGCTGACCGGCATGCTCGGCACGGCAGCGTTCTGGGGCAATGTCGGCGAGACTGCACGCGCGCTCGCATACGCGCTGGTCATCGCGCTAGCAGGTGGCGTCGCGCTCGGCGTGCTGCTTGGCGTGAACCGTCTGTCGGGCCTCGTCGTCGAACCGATCCTGCTGAACCTGTATTCGCTGCCCAAGGTGACGCTGTATCCGCTGGTGCTACTGGTGTTCGGGCTCGGTCTGTCGGCGAAGGTTGCCTTCGGCGTGATGCACGGCCTGATCCCGATCCTGATGTTCACGATGAACGCGATCCGCCAGATGCGGCCGGCGTACCTGCGCGCGTCGAAGACGATGCGGCTGTCGCCGTGGCGCACGGTTGTCCACGTCGTGCTGCCGGCAATCTTCCCGGAGGTCGTCGCGGGCCTGCGGCTCGGTTTTTCGCTGACGTTGCTCGGCGTGCTGATCGGCGAGATGTTCGCGTCGCAACGCGGCCTCGGCTATCTGCTGACGAGCGCGATGAATCTCGGCGATATCCGCACGATCATGGCCGTCGCGCTGTTTCTGACCGTGTTCGCGCTGTTGTGCAACGGTCTGCTGACGATGGCCGACCGGCGCCTGAGGCATCGCTGA
- the otnI gene encoding 2-oxo-tetronate isomerase translates to MPRFAANLTMMYNEHAFLDRFAAAAKDGFDAVEFLFPYDFRADEIKARLDAHGLTQALFNAPPGDWAAGERGLASLPGREDEFRRGIDTALDYARVIGNRKLHVMAGLIGADQPRAQHRDVYLRNLAHTAQAARAEGILIVIEPINLRDMPGFFLNRQDDAQAICAEVGAPNLKVQFDCYHCQIVEGDLAVKLKRDMAGIGHIQIAGVPERHEPDSGELNYPYLLELIDALGYDGYIGCEYRPRAGTSAGLGWLKPYLDAAAR, encoded by the coding sequence ATGCCCCGTTTCGCCGCGAACCTGACGATGATGTACAACGAGCACGCGTTCCTCGACCGCTTCGCCGCCGCGGCGAAAGACGGCTTCGACGCGGTCGAGTTCCTGTTTCCCTACGACTTCCGCGCCGACGAGATCAAGGCGCGACTCGACGCCCACGGTCTGACCCAGGCGCTCTTCAATGCGCCGCCCGGCGACTGGGCGGCGGGCGAGCGCGGCCTTGCGTCGTTGCCGGGCCGCGAGGACGAGTTTCGCCGCGGCATCGACACGGCGCTCGACTACGCGCGCGTTATCGGCAATCGCAAGCTGCATGTGATGGCCGGCCTGATCGGCGCCGATCAGCCGCGCGCGCAGCATCGCGACGTGTATCTGCGCAACCTCGCGCATACCGCGCAGGCGGCGCGAGCCGAAGGCATCCTGATCGTGATCGAGCCGATCAACCTGCGCGATATGCCAGGCTTCTTTCTGAACCGCCAGGACGACGCGCAGGCGATTTGCGCGGAAGTGGGCGCGCCGAATCTGAAGGTGCAGTTCGACTGTTACCACTGCCAGATTGTGGAAGGCGACCTCGCGGTGAAACTCAAACGCGACATGGCCGGCATCGGCCACATTCAGATCGCGGGCGTGCCGGAGCGCCACGAGCCCGATAGCGGCGAACTGAACTACCCCTATCTGCTGGAGTTGATCGACGCGCTCGGCTATGACGGCTACATCGGCTGCGAATACCGGCCGCGCGCGGGGACGTCGGCGGGGCTTGGCTGGCTCAAGCCGTATCTGGACGCCGCCGCCCGCTAA
- a CDS encoding ABC transporter ATP-binding protein — protein sequence MNALNATPALQIVETSTLRVAAPKGAHVELAGVTRYFSKSGSKELFHALGPIDLTLTRGEFFSVVGPSGCGKSTLVDALAGLVKPSSGTVTFEGLPVKGVPDGVGVVFQEDASFPWLTVRDNISFGLRMAGVDAAEIRRRVDYALGFMGLKDFAGVYPAHLSGGMRQRVCIARTLVLQPRLILLDEPFGALDQQTRLLMGDELLRLWRETSATVLLITHALDEAAMLSDRIGVMSARRGPFIDMVETGWARSRDSRVVSTPRFGEINARLWERLRAESLKVMGAREAREF from the coding sequence ATGAATGCGCTGAATGCGACGCCCGCATTGCAGATCGTCGAGACATCGACGTTGCGGGTGGCCGCGCCGAAAGGGGCGCACGTCGAACTGGCCGGCGTCACGCGCTATTTCAGCAAGAGCGGTTCAAAAGAGCTGTTTCACGCATTGGGGCCGATCGATCTCACGCTGACCAGGGGCGAGTTCTTTTCGGTGGTCGGACCGTCGGGCTGCGGCAAATCCACTTTAGTCGATGCGCTCGCCGGCCTCGTCAAGCCGAGTTCCGGCACCGTCACGTTCGAGGGCCTGCCGGTGAAGGGCGTGCCTGACGGCGTGGGCGTCGTATTCCAGGAAGACGCGTCGTTTCCGTGGCTGACGGTGCGCGACAACATATCGTTCGGGCTGCGCATGGCGGGCGTGGACGCGGCGGAGATCCGGCGCCGGGTCGACTACGCGCTCGGCTTCATGGGCTTGAAAGATTTCGCGGGGGTGTATCCGGCGCATTTGTCGGGCGGCATGCGGCAACGCGTGTGCATCGCGCGCACGCTGGTGCTCCAGCCGCGCCTGATCCTGCTCGACGAACCGTTCGGCGCGCTCGACCAGCAGACGCGTCTCCTGATGGGCGACGAACTGCTGCGCCTGTGGCGCGAAACCTCCGCGACGGTGCTGCTGATCACCCACGCGCTCGACGAGGCCGCAATGCTTTCGGACCGAATCGGCGTCATGTCGGCGCGGCGGGGTCCGTTTATCGATATGGTCGAGACCGGCTGGGCGCGCTCGCGCGACAGCCGTGTCGTCTCGACGCCGCGCTTCGGCGAAATCAATGCGCGTCTGTGGGAGAGGCTGCGGGCGGAATCGTTGAAGGTCATGGGCGCGCGCGAGGCACGCGAGTTTTAG
- the nadC gene encoding carboxylating nicotinate-nucleotide diphosphorylase — translation MYDVFQTDRLIDLWLTEDIGCCDLTAQLMIDAHETGAFYMNAREPLIVAGIDVAARVFRRYDPTLDIVVRVKDGDKVGPGAVLLDVRGVARSILTVERTALNIVQRLSGIANLTAQYVAAVAGTRARLIDTRKTTPGLRMLEKHAVTCGGGLNHRLGLDNGVMIKDNHIAVCGGIAKAVQRARRQLPVLTKLEVECDRIEQVDDALEAGVDVIMLDNMSVEDMTRAVERVGGRVQLEASGGISLATIGAIAKTGVDFISTSKICQAAACVDIGLDEAA, via the coding sequence ATGTACGACGTATTCCAGACGGACCGCCTGATCGACCTGTGGTTGACCGAGGACATTGGCTGCTGCGACCTCACCGCGCAGTTGATGATCGACGCGCACGAGACCGGCGCGTTCTACATGAATGCACGCGAGCCACTGATCGTCGCCGGTATCGATGTCGCCGCGCGCGTGTTCCGGCGCTACGACCCAACGCTCGATATTGTTGTGCGCGTGAAGGACGGCGACAAGGTCGGGCCGGGCGCGGTGCTACTCGACGTGCGCGGCGTCGCGCGCAGCATACTGACCGTCGAGCGCACGGCGCTGAACATCGTGCAGCGGCTCTCGGGCATCGCCAATCTGACCGCGCAGTATGTGGCCGCCGTTGCCGGCACGCGGGCGCGCCTGATCGATACGCGCAAGACCACGCCGGGCCTGCGGATGCTCGAAAAACACGCGGTGACGTGCGGCGGCGGATTGAATCACCGGCTCGGTCTCGACAACGGCGTGATGATCAAGGACAACCATATCGCCGTGTGCGGCGGCATTGCCAAGGCCGTCCAGCGCGCGCGCCGGCAACTGCCGGTGCTGACCAAGCTCGAAGTGGAGTGCGATCGTATCGAGCAGGTCGACGACGCGCTCGAAGCGGGCGTCGACGTCATCATGCTCGACAACATGTCGGTCGAAGACATGACGCGCGCGGTCGAGCGGGTCGGTGGCCGCGTGCAGCTCGAAGCGTCGGGCGGCATCAGCCTCGCGACCATCGGCGCGATTGCGAAGACCGGCGTCGACTTCATCTCCACCAGCAAGATCTGCCAGGCGGCGGCGTGCGTCGACATTGGTCTGGATGAGGCGGCGTAG